The DNA window TCAAGCTATGAAGGCGGAGTAGGTCCATCATTAGTAGCTACAGAACTTCCACAAGAAGATATCGAAGACATTTTGGTTAACGGTAAAGGCGGTATGCCAGGCGGACTTGTTGATGAAGCAAACGCGGCAGCAATGGCTGAATGGGTATTATCACTCGAATAGCATCTGAAAACCCTTAGTTCTTTAAGAGCTAAGGGTTTTTCTGTTAAATTAGGAGGACCAATATGAATGCTCAACAATTATCACATCGGTTAACAAGGGTTGCCAATCACGTACCAAAAGGTGCAATAGTCGCTGACATTGGCAGTGACCACGCATACTTGCCATGTTATTTGGTATTAAATGGCGTTATTGACAAAGCCGTTGCTGGAGAAGTCGTTAAAGGTCCATTTGAATCGGCGCAAAAACAAGTTCAGCAAGAACAGTTGACTGAAAAAATTGAGGTCCGATTAGCAAGTGGACTCGATGCAATCTTGCCTGAAGACGGGATCACAACCATTACAATAGCGGGCATGGGTGGTCCTTTAATATGCTCGATATTAGCACAAGGTAGCGAAAAATTAACAGGTGTAGCAAGGTTAATCTTACAGCCAAATGTTCACGCCAAAGCAATTCGTGACTGGGCCGTTTTAAATGACTGGAATATCGTAGAAGAA is part of the Planococcus sp. PAMC 21323 genome and encodes:
- a CDS encoding tRNA (adenine(22)-N(1))-methyltransferase; the protein is MNAQQLSHRLTRVANHVPKGAIVADIGSDHAYLPCYLVLNGVIDKAVAGEVVKGPFESAQKQVQQEQLTEKIEVRLASGLDAILPEDGITTITIAGMGGPLICSILAQGSEKLTGVARLILQPNVHAKAIRDWAVLNDWNIVEEEILKENEKIYEILVLEKAESPVSWSPQQLLMGPELLKHKTAIFHEKWMRESAQWKKIVASMEATAQTIEIVEKKQELVKKIQLVEEVLQRENS